Proteins found in one Triticum urartu cultivar G1812 chromosome 4, Tu2.1, whole genome shotgun sequence genomic segment:
- the LOC125553862 gene encoding uncharacterized protein LOC125553862, translated as MSTTTPPLPTCLRHDLSSPMLPARGRQVLSSTDPANHSPPAADPAHTHPAADHCPHHGVPSAPPRVIPLLPRLPRVARNLRARRSHRPSYDAATHCYPARWRPLTTMRSHGSLPGSRRASAMAVLCTSTVVGNYAPLRDLHWVLAVAFIACIRPQIRSSGCSGSAGEHAPSTLLCVRRQMGKWPRQRLRCTELL; from the exons ATGTCGACCACCACGCCCCCTCTTCCCACGTGCCTCCGCCATGACCTCTCCTCCCCGATGCTCCCCGCGCGTGGCCGCCAAGTCCTGTCCTCGACGGATCCGGCCAACCACTCGCCGCCGGCCGCGGATCCCGCGCACACGCATCCGGCCGCAGATCATTGCCCCCACCACGGCGTTCCCTCTGCACCACCTCGGGTCATTCCCCTACTACCTCGCCTCCCTCGCGTCGCCCGCAACCTCCGCGCTCGCCGTTCACACCGACCTTCGTATGATGCCGCTACCCACTGCTACCCCGCGCGCTGGCGACCTCTAACCACCATGCGTAGCCATGGCTCACTTCCTGGCAGTAGACGTGCATCTGCCATGGCAGTGCTCTGCACATCCACAGTTGTTGGTAACTATGCGCCCCTACGTGACCTTCATTGGGTGCTAGCCGTGGCCTTCATCGCGTGCATCAGACCACAG ATCAGAAGTTCAGGTTGTTCTGGTAGCGCGGGCGAACATGCACCATCCACTCTACTGTGCGTGAGAAGGCAGATGGGTAAGTGGCCTAGGCAGAGATTGAGATGCACTGAACTTCTTTGA